Proteins encoded in a region of the Stieleria neptunia genome:
- a CDS encoding polyketide synthase yields MLDPQLQSLLQSLRGRIRRYVVWDSVLAIIAVVLVAFWIGLLIDYVPVTLGGTEMPRSARGILLAAVGFAVFVIVVRMLIDRLSRPLPDDSLALLVERHHPQLAGRLVTAVQLSRPGRSGDSHSPDLLRLVHREASESVDEVDPGRVFRMQPLIQKAALAGPLLLLALMFAAYSPSAFARAAARLTLLSDARWPRRARLEMVGVDLPTISASNVQDSDPQRIEFENGVMRLPTGSSATLRIRAAADDAEVPSACTVYYETDDGTRGQSNMRRVGRQRDGYQAFVLDGPPLSNLASSFSFSIQGLDDRLIDYRIEAAEPPAISALNVKIRYPDYLRDSASSAATDEAEFDFETPYQAGLRISEGSGVTLEAVSSLPLGDVDVVLESDGQETRVTELAYSEDRQSVRLNLDTFNNPTAIRIVPSDPDGISAQAPFRYFLGAILDEPPSVSLALNGIQSAVTPIARLPLECVAEDDYGVVSVTAFVAQNAPAKQGDDAADAAPPVSVEPISQRLELNRDGQAGAVIDLRELTNSGQIPALQPGGAISVYAEARDGYDLDGTHLTTSEIFRLQVVTPEELLTLMERRELGLRTRLEQTVTETQGLREQLAGFRSDRFELLMERQQGESEQQTRQRELRIIGLRVQQSGLQASKTAEELTGIAESLDDLLLEMVNNRVDSKDRQERLGSGVRDPLRKIADVSMEQLKQQIRSIEASIQQPEQALEQTEAAIQTADQVLLELTAVLEKMLDLESYNELLDLVRGLIQDQEQLKEDTQQERKNRVKDLFK; encoded by the coding sequence ATGCTTGATCCCCAACTTCAATCGTTGCTCCAATCGCTTCGTGGACGGATTCGCCGCTACGTGGTTTGGGACTCGGTGCTGGCCATCATCGCAGTCGTCTTGGTGGCGTTTTGGATCGGATTGTTGATCGACTACGTGCCCGTCACCCTGGGCGGCACCGAAATGCCTCGCTCGGCGCGGGGGATTCTGTTGGCCGCGGTCGGTTTCGCGGTGTTCGTGATCGTTGTCCGAATGCTGATCGATCGGTTAAGCCGTCCGCTTCCCGATGACAGTTTGGCCTTGTTGGTGGAGCGTCATCACCCGCAACTCGCCGGCCGCTTGGTGACCGCCGTCCAACTGTCGCGGCCCGGGCGCTCCGGCGATTCGCACTCGCCCGACCTGTTGCGTTTAGTTCACCGTGAAGCGTCCGAATCGGTGGATGAAGTCGATCCGGGGCGTGTGTTTCGGATGCAGCCGCTGATTCAAAAAGCCGCCCTGGCCGGTCCACTGTTACTGCTGGCGCTGATGTTTGCCGCCTACAGCCCCAGCGCGTTCGCCCGCGCCGCGGCCCGATTGACGCTGCTGTCCGACGCCCGCTGGCCGCGGCGGGCCAGGCTGGAAATGGTCGGCGTCGACTTGCCGACCATCAGCGCATCGAACGTCCAAGATTCGGACCCGCAGCGGATCGAATTTGAAAACGGCGTGATGCGTCTGCCCACCGGCAGCAGCGCCACATTGCGAATTCGCGCGGCCGCCGACGACGCCGAAGTCCCCTCGGCGTGCACCGTTTATTACGAGACCGATGACGGCACCCGCGGACAATCCAACATGCGACGGGTCGGACGCCAACGCGACGGCTACCAGGCGTTTGTGCTGGACGGTCCGCCGCTGAGCAACCTGGCGTCGTCGTTTTCGTTTTCCATCCAAGGTCTCGATGACCGGTTGATCGACTATCGGATCGAAGCCGCCGAACCCCCGGCGATTTCGGCGCTGAACGTCAAGATCCGCTATCCCGATTACCTCCGTGATTCCGCCAGTTCCGCCGCGACCGATGAAGCCGAGTTCGATTTCGAAACACCCTACCAAGCCGGACTGCGGATCAGCGAAGGCAGCGGTGTGACGCTGGAAGCGGTTTCGAGTCTGCCACTGGGTGATGTCGATGTGGTCCTGGAATCGGATGGGCAAGAAACCCGAGTGACAGAATTGGCGTACTCCGAGGACCGCCAGTCCGTCCGGTTGAATCTGGACACGTTCAACAACCCGACCGCGATTCGCATCGTTCCTTCCGACCCCGACGGGATCAGCGCTCAAGCCCCGTTTCGATACTTCCTGGGTGCGATTCTTGACGAACCGCCCAGCGTCTCACTTGCGCTCAACGGCATCCAATCCGCGGTCACACCGATCGCCCGGCTGCCCTTGGAATGTGTCGCCGAAGACGACTACGGCGTCGTCTCGGTGACCGCCTTCGTCGCACAGAACGCCCCGGCCAAACAAGGCGATGACGCAGCCGACGCCGCCCCGCCCGTGTCGGTCGAACCGATCTCGCAACGGCTGGAACTGAACCGCGATGGCCAGGCCGGTGCCGTCATCGATCTTCGTGAATTGACCAATTCCGGGCAAATCCCCGCGTTGCAACCCGGCGGCGCCATCAGCGTCTATGCCGAAGCACGCGACGGATACGATCTGGACGGAACCCATCTGACCACCAGCGAGATCTTTCGCTTGCAAGTCGTCACGCCCGAAGAACTGCTGACGCTGATGGAGCGACGCGAACTCGGACTCCGCACCCGGCTGGAACAAACCGTTACCGAAACCCAGGGACTCCGCGAACAACTCGCCGGGTTCCGATCCGATCGGTTTGAGCTGTTGATGGAACGCCAACAAGGGGAATCTGAACAACAGACACGGCAACGCGAACTGCGAATCATCGGACTTCGAGTCCAACAAAGCGGCTTGCAGGCCAGCAAAACCGCCGAAGAACTGACCGGAATTGCAGAGTCACTCGATGATCTGCTGCTGGAAATGGTCAACAATCGAGTTGACTCCAAGGACCGACAGGAAAGACTTGGCAGCGGAGTTCGCGACCCGCTGCGAAAGATCGCGGATGTCTCCATGGAGCAACTCAAGCAGCAGATCCGATCGATCGAAGCCTCAATCCAGCAGCCGGAACAGGCGCTCGAGCAAACCGAAGCGGCGATCCAAACCGCCGACCAAGTGCTCTTGGAGCTGACGGCCGTCTTGGAGAAAATGCTTGACTTGGAAAGCTACAATGAACTGTTGGACCTGGTTCGCGGCCTGATCCAAGATCAAGAACAACTCAAAGAAGACACCCAGCAAGAACGCAAAAACCGCGTCAAAGACTTGTTCAAATAA
- the lysS gene encoding lysine--tRNA ligase, producing MNQNPDGGNENGSPDDGDNTDPRVARREKLRQIEAMGIDPYGSRFDDRTLIGDCRKRIPEIKFQTKDGQVLELPDVESDDVDYRQWKSDNGPGEEIGPTVRVAGRIMLARPTGKLIFLNIKDWTGSIQIFIGKKQVGEDDFALAKLFDLGDLIAAEGRLGRTNTGELTVFAEKLTFQTKMLEPPPEKHAGLTNVDLKQRMRYADLAFNDGTMETFLDRTRIVKSIRATLDADGFCEVEGPTLHTVAGGAAARPFETHHNALDMGLTMRIALELHLKRLMVGGMERVYELGRVYRNEGLSPRHNPEFTMLEVYQAYGDYVSMMELTERVICDAIEAIGGGYQREYAGKTIDFTPPFKRATYAELFKQATGIDETDDDAVIEYAKKLGLDTEHKHPDVVRNEIFEEKVEDTLEGPIFVIDYPASICPLTKRKRDNPEIAERFELFISGMELANAYTELNDPDLQQKLFETQLEGQNDEESMAKMDHDFIRALRHAMPPAGGLGIGIDRLVMILTGQKSIRDVILFPVLRPTENG from the coding sequence ATGAATCAGAACCCAGACGGCGGCAACGAAAATGGATCTCCCGACGATGGTGACAACACCGACCCGAGAGTGGCACGCCGCGAAAAACTGCGACAAATTGAAGCGATGGGGATCGACCCCTATGGTTCGCGGTTTGACGACCGGACGTTGATCGGGGATTGCCGCAAACGGATCCCCGAAATCAAGTTTCAAACCAAAGACGGCCAGGTTCTAGAGCTGCCGGACGTCGAATCCGACGACGTCGATTATCGCCAGTGGAAATCGGACAACGGTCCCGGCGAAGAAATCGGTCCGACGGTTCGCGTCGCCGGCCGCATCATGCTGGCTCGACCGACCGGCAAGCTGATTTTTTTGAACATCAAGGATTGGACCGGATCGATCCAAATCTTTATCGGCAAGAAACAAGTCGGCGAGGATGATTTCGCGCTCGCCAAGCTGTTCGACCTGGGGGATTTGATCGCCGCCGAAGGACGGTTGGGACGCACCAACACCGGCGAATTGACCGTGTTCGCCGAGAAGTTGACGTTCCAGACCAAGATGCTGGAACCGCCACCGGAAAAGCACGCGGGGCTGACCAACGTCGATCTGAAGCAGCGGATGCGGTACGCCGACCTGGCGTTCAACGACGGCACCATGGAAACGTTCTTGGACCGCACGCGAATCGTCAAGTCGATCCGGGCGACACTGGATGCGGATGGGTTTTGCGAGGTCGAAGGCCCGACGCTTCATACCGTTGCCGGTGGCGCCGCGGCACGCCCCTTCGAAACGCACCACAACGCGCTCGACATGGGGCTGACCATGCGGATCGCACTCGAACTGCACCTGAAACGGCTGATGGTCGGCGGCATGGAACGCGTCTACGAACTCGGGCGTGTCTATCGCAACGAAGGCCTCAGCCCGCGGCACAATCCAGAATTCACGATGCTGGAGGTCTATCAAGCGTACGGCGATTATGTCTCGATGATGGAATTGACCGAACGCGTGATCTGTGACGCCATCGAAGCGATCGGCGGCGGATACCAACGCGAATACGCGGGCAAGACGATCGATTTCACACCACCGTTCAAGCGGGCCACTTACGCCGAGTTGTTCAAACAGGCGACGGGAATCGACGAGACCGATGACGACGCGGTGATCGAGTACGCCAAAAAATTAGGCCTGGACACCGAACACAAGCACCCCGATGTCGTCCGCAACGAGATCTTTGAAGAGAAAGTCGAGGACACGCTGGAAGGGCCAATTTTTGTGATCGACTACCCCGCCAGTATTTGTCCGCTGACGAAACGCAAACGGGACAACCCCGAAATCGCCGAACGGTTCGAGCTGTTCATCAGTGGGATGGAACTGGCTAACGCCTACACCGAATTGAACGATCCCGACCTGCAGCAGAAGCTGTTTGAAACGCAATTGGAAGGGCAGAATGATGAAGAGTCGATGGCCAAGATGGACCACGACTTTATCCGCGCACTGCGTCACGCGATGCCACCGGCAGGCGGGCTGGGGATCGGAATCGATCGCCTGGTGATGATCCTGACGGGACAGAAATCGATTCGCGACGTGATCCTGTTTCCGGTGCTGCGGCCGACGGAAAATGGGTGA
- a CDS encoding putative sodium/potassium/calcium exchanger, which yields MLRQAGVADRYQRLEELLLRLADVEAAENPDRAALLRQAAKQSREKFVLQQLRNASEALRNEKFSDAVNNQDSASVGLAEILKLLTSEDRANRIRDEKERLSKMIKDLKRIERSQRSTRARTENGAELDQLEKEQESIADRGQKLKDQLAEENGGEKESGDKESGDKESGDKEGEDKEGEDKEGEAKEGEAKEGEAKEGEAKEGEAKEGEAKEGEAKEGEAKEGEAKEGEAKEGEAKEGEAKEGEAKEGEAKEGEAKEGEAKEGEAKPGSEQQSQQGEQGQQGEQSQQPQSPQQQAEQKLQQAIEKMRQAEQDLEQSKRDEAVEDQLAAEENLRQAIDELEQILRQLREEEMQRELARLESRLKKMAAMQSKVIDDTAELAATPKSQRNRQTDLKAGDLSFDQKKITVEADRAMLLLREEGSSVAFPEVVAQIRDESERIAQRLGKTQIDAVTQGMQQDVLAAIEEMIGALQQAQRDLEKQKQQGQSAPQQAGQPGEQPLVGAISELKLIRTMETRIKSTTQRYAGLLQSDETSAQDVLPLLKNLSDRQARLYKITRDLVMQRNK from the coding sequence GTGCTCCGCCAAGCCGGCGTCGCCGATCGCTACCAGCGTCTCGAAGAGCTGTTGCTGCGTCTGGCCGACGTCGAGGCCGCCGAGAACCCCGACCGCGCGGCGTTGCTGCGTCAGGCGGCCAAACAGTCCCGCGAAAAGTTCGTCTTGCAGCAACTCAGGAACGCCAGCGAAGCGCTCCGAAACGAAAAATTCTCGGACGCGGTCAACAATCAGGATTCAGCCAGCGTCGGGCTCGCGGAGATCTTGAAACTGCTGACCAGCGAAGACCGGGCCAACAGGATCCGCGATGAAAAAGAACGTTTGTCGAAGATGATCAAGGATCTCAAACGCATCGAACGCTCGCAACGAAGCACCCGCGCACGGACCGAAAACGGGGCGGAACTCGATCAACTGGAGAAAGAACAGGAGTCGATCGCGGATCGCGGGCAGAAACTGAAAGATCAACTCGCTGAGGAAAACGGGGGGGAGAAGGAGTCAGGAGACAAGGAGTCAGGAGACAAGGAGTCAGGAGACAAGGAGGGAGAAGACAAGGAGGGAGAAGACAAGGAGGGAGAAGCTAAGGAGGGAGAAGCTAAGGAGGGAGAAGCTAAGGAAGGAGAAGCTAAGGAAGGGGAAGCTAAGGAAGGGGAAGCTAAGGAAGGGGAAGCCAAGGAAGGGGAAGCTAAGGAAGGGGAAGCTAAGGAAGGGGAAGCCAAGGAAGGGGAAGCCAAGGAAGGGGAAGCCAAGGAAGGGGAAGCTAAGGAGGGGGAAGCTAAGGAAGGGGAAGCTAAGGAGGGGGAAGCTAAGGAGGGGGAAGCTAAGCCTGGGTCGGAGCAACAGAGTCAGCAAGGCGAGCAGGGTCAGCAAGGCGAGCAGAGTCAGCAGCCGCAGTCGCCGCAGCAACAGGCCGAACAGAAGTTGCAGCAGGCGATCGAAAAGATGCGTCAAGCGGAGCAGGATCTGGAGCAGTCCAAGCGCGACGAGGCCGTCGAGGACCAGCTGGCGGCCGAAGAGAATCTGCGTCAGGCGATCGACGAACTCGAACAAATCCTGCGTCAACTTCGCGAAGAAGAGATGCAGAGGGAACTTGCGCGACTGGAAAGTCGTCTCAAGAAGATGGCTGCGATGCAATCAAAAGTGATCGACGACACGGCGGAGTTGGCCGCGACGCCGAAATCGCAACGCAACCGACAAACGGACCTGAAAGCCGGCGATTTGTCCTTTGACCAAAAGAAAATCACGGTCGAAGCGGATCGCGCGATGTTGCTGCTGCGGGAAGAAGGCTCCAGCGTGGCGTTCCCCGAGGTGGTGGCGCAAATCCGCGACGAAAGTGAACGAATTGCCCAGAGATTAGGCAAAACGCAAATTGATGCCGTCACACAAGGCATGCAACAAGATGTCCTGGCCGCCATCGAAGAAATGATCGGGGCTTTACAACAGGCTCAGCGGGACCTGGAAAAACAAAAACAACAGGGCCAATCCGCCCCCCAACAGGCCGGACAGCCCGGAGAACAGCCGCTGGTGGGCGCCATTTCCGAGCTGAAACTGATCCGAACGATGGAAACCAGGATCAAATCGACAACACAACGTTATGCCGGACTCCTACAATCGGATGAGACTTCGGCACAGGACGTGCTTCCTTTGCTAAAGAACTTGTCCGATCGCCAGGCTAGGCTGTACAAAATAACGCGTGACTTGGTGATGCAGCGCAATAAGTAA
- a CDS encoding VWA domain-containing protein, which yields MNETLEQSAESSVALESTVYEFARAASIEGWWWWALLLISTALVIFGCARFYRRDTAELSRSVSRTLIFLRLSMIVALLFFFFDLQRRTQREILRPSEVVVLVDTSQSMSLAQSDAIGSESRAKRAAELLAENELVERLGQQHRVSVYSFGDAAEPLLLQSGGGIEIDSASEQDKPGQDDSAVPVTAIRQPSPIAIAGLILLGVALALSLASLLVGGLSAPTSDSQSGGGRESLGWLLGVTAVTMCTGILLCGWTYSTATSRSFASLVGLADDVPKPTDGEDSDEPSAPAQQPIKVLNWEDAIAAAASQSRIGDAITNVLASHDPTTLAGIVVMTDGQNNGGSNVASAMALAKRSEVSVYPVGLGSSKPPTNVRVVDLDAPKRVYPNDKFAVSAVLQGTGGDALNVEVQLLDGLDATTADGGASNALPTEVIDSQSVKLTGDGSLVGIKFELEPQSVGRRRLAIRILPVEKDQNQKDDVSDARYEVVARKLRVLTIAGGPTREYRFVRNLLHREKSIRLDTWLQTGQPGMSQDADQLLTEFPATPAELFEYDAIAMFDPDWTQIPAASIELLDRWLASQSGGLIIVGGPVYHPRWLRLRTDPRVSRIASFFPVTFSSRGLMMGSGREGGETAWPLEFTPEARRAEFLWVTDDPATSFEAWDSFGGVYDYVGVKAAKPIAKVYAYFSDPTTRISDSLPVYMASQFYGAGRVFFQGSGEMWRMRRESDAYFDNYYTKLIRWVSEGRLLRDSNRGLLLVDSPRAMVGDTITVRAVLTDEQFEPLTLPEVKAKLITPKGVEDVRLTPVEGESRPGIYSGRFVVRTDGNHELRLTLGDALGEEVFRQNVQVRLPTVELERPRRNDEDLASLAETTGGEYWKVDADAAGDSLIENIVTTISPQPQTTILPGTPDAIFTERRNAMLLWLIASVLTMEWVVRRLHRLA from the coding sequence GTGAACGAAACACTGGAACAGTCAGCCGAAAGCAGCGTGGCGTTGGAGAGCACGGTTTATGAGTTCGCCCGCGCCGCCTCGATCGAAGGCTGGTGGTGGTGGGCGTTGCTGCTGATCTCGACCGCGCTGGTGATTTTTGGCTGCGCGCGGTTTTACCGACGCGACACCGCGGAACTCTCTCGGTCGGTCAGCAGGACCCTGATTTTTCTTCGGCTGTCGATGATCGTCGCCCTGTTGTTTTTCTTTTTTGATCTGCAACGCCGCACCCAGCGAGAGATCTTGCGGCCCAGCGAAGTCGTGGTGCTGGTCGATACCAGCCAGAGCATGTCGCTGGCGCAATCGGACGCGATCGGTAGCGAGAGTCGGGCCAAACGCGCCGCCGAACTGCTGGCCGAAAACGAGCTGGTCGAGCGTCTCGGTCAACAACATCGCGTCAGTGTGTACAGCTTTGGGGACGCGGCCGAACCGCTGTTGCTGCAATCCGGTGGCGGAATCGAAATCGATTCCGCAAGCGAGCAAGACAAGCCCGGGCAAGACGACTCGGCCGTCCCCGTGACTGCCATCCGTCAACCCTCACCGATCGCCATCGCCGGCCTGATCCTGCTGGGCGTCGCCCTGGCGCTGTCGCTCGCGTCGCTGTTGGTCGGCGGCTTGTCGGCCCCCACGTCGGATTCCCAGTCCGGCGGTGGACGCGAAAGCCTGGGCTGGTTGCTGGGCGTGACCGCGGTGACGATGTGCACCGGCATCCTGTTGTGCGGCTGGACGTACAGCACCGCCACGTCGCGATCGTTCGCGTCGCTGGTCGGGTTGGCCGACGACGTTCCAAAACCGACCGACGGCGAAGATTCCGACGAACCGTCGGCCCCGGCCCAGCAACCGATCAAAGTGCTCAACTGGGAAGACGCCATCGCGGCGGCGGCCTCGCAGAGCCGAATCGGCGATGCGATCACCAACGTGTTGGCCAGCCACGACCCGACGACGTTGGCCGGCATCGTGGTGATGACCGATGGACAAAACAACGGCGGCAGCAACGTGGCCTCGGCGATGGCCCTGGCGAAACGCAGCGAAGTTTCGGTCTATCCCGTCGGGCTCGGCAGCAGCAAGCCCCCGACGAACGTTCGCGTGGTCGATCTGGATGCCCCCAAACGCGTTTATCCGAACGACAAATTCGCCGTCTCGGCCGTGCTTCAAGGGACCGGCGGCGACGCGTTGAATGTCGAAGTTCAACTGCTCGACGGCCTGGACGCGACCACCGCCGACGGCGGCGCTTCCAACGCGCTGCCGACCGAGGTGATCGATTCGCAATCGGTCAAGCTGACCGGCGACGGTTCGCTGGTCGGCATCAAGTTCGAGCTGGAGCCCCAATCGGTCGGCCGGCGGCGACTGGCGATCCGAATCCTGCCGGTCGAAAAAGACCAAAACCAAAAGGATGATGTCAGCGACGCACGCTACGAAGTCGTCGCGCGGAAACTACGCGTGCTCACGATTGCCGGCGGTCCGACCCGCGAATACCGCTTCGTCCGCAACCTGCTGCACCGCGAAAAATCGATCCGCTTGGACACCTGGCTGCAAACCGGTCAACCGGGAATGAGCCAGGACGCCGATCAGCTGTTGACCGAGTTTCCCGCCACCCCGGCGGAGCTGTTCGAGTATGACGCGATCGCGATGTTTGATCCCGATTGGACGCAGATTCCCGCGGCGTCGATCGAGTTGCTCGACCGCTGGCTCGCCTCGCAATCGGGAGGCTTGATCATCGTCGGCGGACCGGTCTATCACCCCCGCTGGCTGCGATTGCGAACCGATCCGCGGGTCTCCCGCATCGCGAGCTTCTTCCCCGTCACGTTTTCCAGTCGAGGGTTGATGATGGGCTCGGGCCGCGAAGGGGGCGAAACCGCTTGGCCGCTGGAATTCACCCCGGAAGCGCGTCGTGCCGAGTTCCTGTGGGTGACCGATGATCCCGCCACCAGCTTCGAAGCCTGGGATTCGTTCGGCGGCGTTTATGATTACGTCGGCGTCAAAGCGGCCAAACCGATCGCCAAGGTCTATGCGTATTTCTCCGACCCGACGACGCGGATTTCGGATTCATTGCCCGTTTACATGGCCAGCCAGTTCTACGGCGCCGGACGGGTGTTCTTTCAAGGCAGCGGCGAGATGTGGCGAATGCGCCGCGAAAGCGATGCCTATTTCGACAACTACTACACCAAACTGATTCGTTGGGTCAGCGAAGGACGACTGTTGCGTGACAGCAACCGCGGCTTGCTGTTGGTCGATTCGCCCCGGGCCATGGTCGGCGACACCATCACGGTTCGCGCGGTGTTGACCGACGAGCAATTCGAACCGCTGACGTTGCCGGAGGTCAAGGCAAAACTGATCACGCCCAAGGGCGTCGAAGATGTTCGGCTGACTCCCGTCGAAGGCGAATCGCGACCGGGGATTTACAGCGGCCGATTTGTCGTCCGCACCGACGGAAATCACGAATTGCGGCTGACCCTCGGCGACGCACTCGGTGAAGAAGTCTTTCGCCAGAACGTGCAAGTGCGATTGCCCACGGTCGAACTGGAACGCCCCCGACGCAACGACGAAGACCTGGCGAGCTTGGCCGAGACGACCGGCGGAGAATACTGGAAAGTCGACGCCGACGCCGCAGGGGACTCGTTGATCGAAAACATCGTCACCACCATCAGCCCGCAGCCCCAAACCACGATCCTTCCCGGAACCCCCGACGCCATCTTCACCGAGCGCCGAAACGCCATGCTGTTGTGGCTGATCGCCAGTGTGCTGACAATGGAATGGGTCGTCCGCAGACTACACAGATTGGCCTAG
- a CDS encoding serine/threonine-protein kinase — translation MSVRQKKLPIAALERIDDRCAEFERHWQSGDPSTIESVLEGDVTDDERDVLLAELVVLEIDYRRRRGESPTKQEYLDRFPDHVTAINGALKDDDKRAGAFVPPTIGRLAELFPALEVLELLGAGGMGAVYKARQKGLDRMVALKVLPEEFAHEVNFALRFTREARTLAKLNHPNIVSVFEFGKVEDTHYFLMEFVDGPTLRDVVSAGQLSPEHALAIVPHLCDALQFAHDKGVIHRDIKPENILMAKDGSVKIADFGLSRILGSDSQQTMLTGTHQIMGTPRYMAPEQLEGARGVDHRADIYSLGVVFYEMLTGELPIGRFAAPSQKVQIDVRLDEVVLRTLEKEPQRRYQHASQIKSDMQTIASTSNPSLAPTMIVGDVARQTDTPSAIQPSTASLQHQELAARLLLTRRDLMERVGTSLRPLFRGQILQIVIGVVIIVLGAQCWAQNIHVPHRLVCGIILHVYGILVIAAAAAVCTRINRIDYSEPVDQIRNKLNAVRNIYLQVGAVIGFPWWLMWIPVTVAIGFDAVLHPNSLIPSLAIGVVGLVVSYWLYLRVQRSDKPSAEAWRKRFAGNSITNAFLVLAEIEQAQIR, via the coding sequence ATGAGTGTTCGCCAGAAAAAACTTCCGATCGCGGCCCTGGAACGAATTGATGATCGGTGCGCCGAATTCGAACGACATTGGCAGTCGGGCGATCCATCGACCATCGAATCGGTCCTGGAGGGGGACGTGACCGATGATGAACGCGACGTGCTGCTGGCCGAATTGGTCGTTTTGGAAATCGACTATCGGCGACGACGCGGTGAGTCGCCGACGAAGCAGGAGTACCTGGACCGATTTCCCGATCATGTCACGGCAATCAACGGCGCGCTGAAGGACGACGACAAGCGAGCCGGTGCATTTGTGCCGCCGACGATCGGACGTCTGGCCGAGTTGTTCCCCGCCCTGGAGGTGCTCGAGCTTCTCGGCGCGGGAGGCATGGGGGCTGTCTACAAGGCGCGACAAAAGGGGCTCGATCGCATGGTCGCGCTGAAAGTCCTGCCGGAAGAATTTGCCCACGAAGTGAATTTTGCCCTCCGGTTCACCCGCGAAGCCCGCACGCTGGCGAAGCTCAACCACCCCAACATCGTTTCGGTTTTCGAATTCGGGAAAGTCGAGGACACACACTACTTCTTGATGGAGTTCGTCGACGGCCCCACCCTTCGCGACGTCGTCAGCGCCGGTCAGTTGTCACCCGAGCACGCGTTGGCAATCGTGCCGCATCTCTGTGACGCGTTGCAATTCGCCCACGACAAGGGCGTCATCCACCGCGACATCAAGCCGGAAAACATCCTGATGGCCAAAGACGGTTCGGTAAAGATTGCCGACTTCGGTCTGTCGCGGATCCTGGGCAGCGACAGCCAGCAGACGATGCTGACCGGGACGCACCAGATCATGGGGACGCCGCGGTACATGGCTCCGGAACAGCTGGAAGGCGCTCGCGGTGTTGACCATCGAGCCGACATCTATTCCCTGGGCGTGGTCTTTTATGAAATGCTGACCGGCGAGCTTCCGATCGGACGATTCGCCGCCCCGTCACAGAAGGTCCAGATTGACGTGCGGCTCGACGAGGTGGTTCTGCGAACACTGGAAAAGGAACCGCAACGCCGGTACCAACACGCAAGCCAGATCAAATCCGACATGCAGACGATCGCGTCGACGAGCAACCCGTCGCTGGCACCCACCATGATTGTTGGCGACGTCGCCCGGCAGACCGACACCCCGTCGGCGATCCAGCCGTCCACGGCAAGTCTGCAACACCAGGAGTTGGCCGCGCGGTTGTTGTTGACGCGCCGCGACCTGATGGAACGCGTCGGCACGTCGCTGCGTCCGCTCTTTCGAGGACAAATCCTCCAGATCGTGATCGGGGTCGTCATCATCGTCTTGGGCGCTCAATGCTGGGCACAAAACATCCATGTGCCCCATCGACTGGTCTGCGGAATCATTCTGCACGTCTACGGAATCCTCGTGATCGCCGCCGCAGCAGCCGTCTGCACCCGAATCAATCGAATCGACTACTCCGAACCCGTCGACCAGATCCGCAACAAACTGAACGCCGTCAGAAACATCTACCTTCAAGTCGGCGCGGTGATCGGATTCCCATGGTGGTTGATGTGGATTCCGGTCACGGTTGCGATCGGTTTCGATGCCGTTTTGCATCCGAATTCACTGATCCCGTCACTCGCCATCGGCGTCGTCGGATTGGTAGTCTCCTACTGGCTGTACCTGCGAGTCCAGCGATCCGACAAGCCGTCGGCGGAGGCCTGGCGAAAACGATTCGCCGGCAACAGCATCACCAACGCGTTTCTGGTCCTGGCCGAGATCGAACAAGCTCAGATTCGATAG